From the genome of Wolbachia endosymbiont (group B) of Parapoynx stratiotata, one region includes:
- a CDS encoding NADH-quinone oxidoreductase subunit J: MPFFFCFFAILSILSAVCVISVRNPVHAVLFLIFTFVNSAVLFILLGAEFIAMMVLIVYIGAVAVLFLFVVMMLDIDYIRLHQGFAKHFTLGAILCVVFFLIISFVIRSSAPNISNVINYNTNNVKAIGNLLYTDYMYAFHLSGILLLVAIVGAIALTLQDKKKGVKKQNVLKQLTQSSSVKLIKAKFGKGVEWK; encoded by the coding sequence ATGCCTTTTTTCTTTTGTTTTTTCGCAATTCTTAGCATTTTATCTGCTGTTTGTGTAATTAGCGTAAGGAATCCTGTGCATGCAGTATTATTTTTAATTTTCACCTTCGTTAACTCTGCAGTGCTTTTTATTCTCCTTGGAGCTGAATTCATTGCTATGATGGTGCTGATAGTATACATCGGTGCAGTTGCAGTGTTATTCCTCTTTGTAGTCATGATGCTCGATATCGACTACATAAGATTGCATCAGGGTTTTGCAAAGCATTTCACTCTTGGTGCTATATTATGTGTTGTGTTTTTTCTAATCATCAGCTTTGTAATCCGCAGCTCAGCACCAAATATAAGCAATGTTATAAACTATAATACCAATAACGTGAAAGCTATCGGTAATTTGCTCTACACTGACTACATGTACGCTTTTCATCTTTCTGGAATTTTGCTACTTGTTGCAATTGTCGGTGCAATTGCTCTTACTTTGCAGGACAAGAAAAAAGGAGTTAAAAAACAGAATGTATTAAAGCAATTGACACAATCTTCATCTGTAAAATTGATTAAGGCTAAAT